The Bombus pascuorum chromosome 9, iyBomPasc1.1, whole genome shotgun sequence genome has a window encoding:
- the LOC132910698 gene encoding protein DPCD, with the protein MKYLPMASEEWLRLIESATKTAIIQDGKRKVHFLMEDGREMVEEYHLETNVLVRRAWKEKGKLGQDVGWKVEIGDPEPRQNNIEVYGIQESSSAPFITRRITKTALEWRIRNLPYPQNVYSVTAEDDNTITVRTTNKKYFKKIIVPDLERAGLKVEQDRISFKHQYNTLIITYKKPPALLELEKKVLDKILQLKARKDGDVQCPTS; encoded by the exons ATGAAGTATTTACCAATGGCATCTGAGGAGTGGTTGAGACTTATTGAAAGTGCTACGAAAACTGCAATTATCCAAGATG gaaaaagaaaagtccATTTTTTAATGGAAGATGGTAGGGAAATGGTAGAAGAATACCATTTAGAAACAAATGTTTTAGTACGGAGAGcatggaaagagaaaggaaaactTGGACAAGATGTAGGTTGGAAAGTAGAAATTGGAGACCCTGAACCtagacaaaataatattgaagtATATGGGATTCAGGAAAGTTCAAGTGCT ccatttattacaagaagaatTACGAAGACTGCACTTGAATGGCGCATAAGGAATTTGCCATATCCACAGAATGTATATAGCGTAACAGCAGAAGATGATAACACAATAACTGTTCGTACAAccaacaaaaaatattttaaaaagataatagtTCCAGATTTAGAACGTGCTGGATTAAAAGTAGAACAAGACAGAATATCCTTCAAGCATCAATACAATACGCTAATTATTACG TATAAAAAACCACCTGCACTTCTGGAGTTGGAAAAAAAGgtattagataaaatattacaattaaaagcAAGAAAAGATGGTGATGTACAATGTCCAACAAGctaa